One Ostrea edulis chromosome 2, xbOstEdul1.1, whole genome shotgun sequence genomic region harbors:
- the LOC125680430 gene encoding uncharacterized protein LOC125680430 isoform X1 codes for MKEHHYQLYICISRNGQSGTSIHHGYCQCPVGLGQSCSHIGSLLFALSHAKPQESCTSMSCKWVVPTGRSNKPNGTLETLSQRKSKEDKTDSDTNDTEDTSFDPRHTTHRDFDLNATLLQLRNLKEIFPSTGMSHLWTIPDDVPIAEREIEVETYEDPLEMASKALILSKKNLTIPISIDENLSAYVEKRTKGQRSCSLWRELHKGRITSSLFGAILNAGPNLVDQIIYYYKHKFTIIIQYFN; via the exons ATGAAGGAACATCACTACCAGTTGTACATTTGCATCTCTCGAAATGGACAGTCAGGGACAAGTATACATCATGGATATTGTCAATGTCCTGTGGG GCTGGGGCAGAGCTGTAGTCATATTGGAAGCTTACTCTTTGCATTGAGCCATGCCAAACCCCAGGAAAGCTGCACAAGTATGTCTTGCAAATGGGTGGTACCCACAGGAAGGTCTAACAAACCCAACG GTACACTAGAAACCTTGAGCCAAAGGAAGTCTAAAGAGGATAAGACAGACAGCGACACCAATGACACAGAGGATACTTCATTTGACCCTCGCCATACCACTCACAGAGACTTTGATTTAAATGCTACACTCCTTCAGTTGAGAAATTTGAAGGAAATTTTTCCAAGTACAG GTATGAGTCATTTGTGGACCATCCCAGATGATGTCCCCATAgctgagagggagatagaggTGGAAACATATGAAGATCCATTAGAAATGGCATCCAAAGCACTGATCTTGTCTAAGAAgaatt TGACAATCCCAATTTCAATTGATGAAAATCTGAGCGCCTATGTAGAGAAAAGGACAAAAGGTCAACGATCATGTTCCCTCTGGAGAGAACTCCACAAAGGGAGAATCACGAGTTCTCTCTTTGGTGCCATTTTAAATGCTGGACCTAACCTTGTGGACCAAATTATTTACTATTATAAACATAAATTTACTATAATAATTCAGTATTTCAACTAA
- the LOC125680430 gene encoding uncharacterized protein LOC125680430 isoform X2, whose translation MNYSAYYSLYQRYQILPRPVQWGVDHEKEAVKDYLTLQNTVSDVTVEASGLTIYPSHAFLGASSDGWVNDKSMSMGNERGVLEIKCPYSISNEVIVGKEVHELAGKGRFCLEDTPEGPRLKRNHKYYVQIQGEMAIMGCPWGDFVVWMAAKDSNCFIERIYFDSEFCTHMMPKLVEFFVHHILPFYSENELAHLN comes from the exons ATGAATTATAGTGCGTATTATTCTTTATATCAAAGATATCAAATACTTCCTCGTCCAGTCCAGTGGGGTGTAGACCATGAGAAAGAAGCAGTGAAAGACTACCTGACTCTGCAGAATACAGTCTCTGATGTGACAGTGGAGGCATCTGGGCTTACCATTTACCCATCTCATGCATTTTTAGGTGCAAGCAGTGATGGATGGGTAAATGATAAGTCCATGTCCATGGGAAATGAGAGAGGGGTGTTAGAGATTAAGTGCCCATACTCAATCTCTAATGAAGTAATTGTGGGAAAAGAG gTCCATGAACTAGCTGGGAAAGGGAGGTTTTGTTTGGAGGATACCCCAGAAGGACCAAGACTGAAACGAAATCATAAATACTACGTTCAGATTCAGGGTGAAATGGCAATAATGGGGTGTCCATGGGGTGATTTTGTTGTCTGGATGGCTGCCAAGGACAGCAACTGTTTTATAGAGAGAATTTACTTTGACTCTGAATTTTGTACACACATGATGCCAAAACTTGTTGAATTTTTTGTTCATCATATTTTGCCTTTTTATTCTGAAaatgaattagctcacctgaactga
- the LOC125680422 gene encoding peroxynitrite isomerase THAP4-like, which produces RESERCEVFFRFPKDRKKRSAWVRAINRDDWTPNEYSRVCSEHFVGSWYSDDPADENYRPTLFDYKVKPHSESKTGRNDRHSKRNLLQELNEQEERETHTLQQHHRFSLFSHSYCHIESTSEDAPPVQERPCMTCLLMMLEEKGMQCETDPLLTENESLKQQVKELQKEMEFPENCE; this is translated from the exons AGAGAAAGTGAAAGATGTGAGGTTTTTTTCCGTTTCCCTAAGGACAGGAAGAAGAGATCAGCTTGGGTTAGAGCCATAAATAGGGATGATTGGACTCCTAATGAGTACAGCAGAGTGTGTTCCGAACATTTCGTGGGGTCATGGTATAGTGACGACCCTGCAGACGAAAACTATCGCCCAACATTATTCGATTACAAAGTTAAGCCACATTCGGAGTCAAAGACTGGCCGCAATGACAGACACAGCAAAAGAAATTTACTTCAG GAGTTGAATGAGCAAGAGGAAAGAGAAACGCACACTCTACAGCAACATCACAGGTTTAGTCTGTTTTCACACAGCTACTGTCACATAGAATCAACAAGTGAAGATGCTCCACCCGTTCAAGAAAGGCCATGCATGACTTGCCTACTGATGATGTTGGAAGAAAAAG GTATGCAGTGTGAAACAGACCCTTTGTTGACAGAAAATGAATCATTGAAGCAACAGGTGAAAGAGCTCCAGAAAGAAATGGAGTTTCCAGAGAATTGCGAATGA
- the LOC125680424 gene encoding tetraspanin-9-like isoform X1: MRNSSIFFISTSEYLCVESEWCLTKLSLIMGLGCGGKLGMIFLIVINTIFFIFGIGVLIVGVLALEDVADLNKDHIKPVLDTITVNSFQVGDLATNLSIILIVIGAFIFIISSLGLIGACCQNKCMLVTYAILVLILLVMKIVIIALWFTMQNKVEEEIKSKMLTSLKENFKSDDTTNSNSVSNAWNYLFMSLDCCAVDPVTSTTNDFDQTTWCTTIGSCQATNSDIPKTCCKGVDENTYSTAPTSCHSSVTPGTYNTKGCYDALKDLLTSRSPSIIGVSVSVMVLEILAVVFAFVVCVKAGDGTAGIKDVAKY; the protein is encoded by the exons atgaggaactctagcatattttttatttcaacttcagagtacttgtgcgtggaatcagagtggtgtttaacaaa ATTATCACTCATCATGGGTCTTGGCTGTGGAGGAAAGTTGGGGATGATCTTCCTGATCGTAATCAATACAATATTCTTT ATTTTTGGAATTGGTGTCCTGATAGTGGGTGTACTGGCTCTAGAAGACGTGGCGGATCTCAATAAAGATCACATCAAGCCCGTCCTGGATACCATCACAGTGAATTCCTTTCAAGTGGGAGATCTAGCAACTAATTTATCCATCATTCTGATAGTCATCGGAGcgtttattttcattatatcaaGTCTGGGCCTCATTGGCGCTTGCTGTCAAAATAAATGCATGCTGGTTACG TATGCCATCCTGGTTTTGATTTTACTTGTGATGAAGATTGTAATCATTGCGTTGTGGTTTACCATGCAAAACAAG GTCGAGGAGGAAATAAAAAGTAAGATGCTGACGAGCCTCAAAGAAAATTTTAAGAGTGACGACACCACAAATAGTAATTCAGTATCGAATGCCTGGAATTATTTGTTCATGTCG CTCGACTGTTGTGCAGTTGATCCCGTGACAAGTACAACGAACGACTTCGACCAGACGACATGGTGTACAACAATTGGAAGTTGCCAGGCTACAAACTCTGATATACCAAAAACATGTTGTAAAGGAGTGGACGAAAACACATACTCAACAGCTCCGACTTCATGCCATTCAAGTGTTACTCCTGGAACTTATAATACAAAG GGATGTTACGACGCTTTGAAAGATCTTCTAACATCCAGATCGCCGAGCATTATTGGTGTTAGCGTTTCCGTTATGGTTTTGGAG
- the LOC125680424 gene encoding tetraspanin-9-like isoform X2 has protein sequence MRNSSIFFISTSEYLCVESEWCLTKLSLIMGLGCGGKLGMIFLIVINTIFFIFGIGVLIVGVLALEDVADLNKDHIKPVLDTITVNSFQVGDLATNLSIILIVIGAFIFIISSLGLIGACCQNKCMLVTYAILVLILLVMKIVIIALWFTMQNKVEEEIKSKMLTSLKENFKSDDTTNSNSVSNAWNYLFMSLDCCAVDPVTSTTNDFDQTTWCTTIGSCQATNSDIPKTCCKGVDENTYSTAPTSCHSSVTPGTYNTKGCYDALKDLLTSRSPSIIGVSVSVMVLEILSVVFAFIVCKGAGTDTVV, from the exons atgaggaactctagcatattttttatttcaacttcagagtacttgtgcgtggaatcagagtggtgtttaacaaa ATTATCACTCATCATGGGTCTTGGCTGTGGAGGAAAGTTGGGGATGATCTTCCTGATCGTAATCAATACAATATTCTTT ATTTTTGGAATTGGTGTCCTGATAGTGGGTGTACTGGCTCTAGAAGACGTGGCGGATCTCAATAAAGATCACATCAAGCCCGTCCTGGATACCATCACAGTGAATTCCTTTCAAGTGGGAGATCTAGCAACTAATTTATCCATCATTCTGATAGTCATCGGAGcgtttattttcattatatcaaGTCTGGGCCTCATTGGCGCTTGCTGTCAAAATAAATGCATGCTGGTTACG TATGCCATCCTGGTTTTGATTTTACTTGTGATGAAGATTGTAATCATTGCGTTGTGGTTTACCATGCAAAACAAG GTCGAGGAGGAAATAAAAAGTAAGATGCTGACGAGCCTCAAAGAAAATTTTAAGAGTGACGACACCACAAATAGTAATTCAGTATCGAATGCCTGGAATTATTTGTTCATGTCG CTCGACTGTTGTGCAGTTGATCCCGTGACAAGTACAACGAACGACTTCGACCAGACGACATGGTGTACAACAATTGGAAGTTGCCAGGCTACAAACTCTGATATACCAAAAACATGTTGTAAAGGAGTGGACGAAAACACATACTCAACAGCTCCGACTTCATGCCATTCAAGTGTTACTCCTGGAACTTATAATACAAAG GGATGTTACGACGCTTTGAAAGATCTTCTAACATCCAGATCGCCGAGCATTATTGGTGTTAGCGTTTCCGTTATGGTTTTGGAG
- the LOC125680424 gene encoding tetraspanin-9-like isoform X3, whose protein sequence is MGLGCGGKLGMIFLIVINTIFFIFGIGVLIVGVLALEDVADLNKDHIKPVLDTITVNSFQVGDLATNLSIILIVIGAFIFIISSLGLIGACCQNKCMLVTYAILVLILLVMKIVIIALWFTMQNKVEEEIKSKMLTSLKENFKSDDTTNSNSVSNAWNYLFMSLDCCAVDPVTSTTNDFDQTTWCTTIGSCQATNSDIPKTCCKGVDENTYSTAPTSCHSSVTPGTYNTKGCYDALKDLLTSRSPSIIGVSVSVMVLEILAVVFAFVVCVKAGDGTAGIKDVAKY, encoded by the exons ATGGGTCTTGGCTGTGGAGGAAAGTTGGGGATGATCTTCCTGATCGTAATCAATACAATATTCTTT ATTTTTGGAATTGGTGTCCTGATAGTGGGTGTACTGGCTCTAGAAGACGTGGCGGATCTCAATAAAGATCACATCAAGCCCGTCCTGGATACCATCACAGTGAATTCCTTTCAAGTGGGAGATCTAGCAACTAATTTATCCATCATTCTGATAGTCATCGGAGcgtttattttcattatatcaaGTCTGGGCCTCATTGGCGCTTGCTGTCAAAATAAATGCATGCTGGTTACG TATGCCATCCTGGTTTTGATTTTACTTGTGATGAAGATTGTAATCATTGCGTTGTGGTTTACCATGCAAAACAAG GTCGAGGAGGAAATAAAAAGTAAGATGCTGACGAGCCTCAAAGAAAATTTTAAGAGTGACGACACCACAAATAGTAATTCAGTATCGAATGCCTGGAATTATTTGTTCATGTCG CTCGACTGTTGTGCAGTTGATCCCGTGACAAGTACAACGAACGACTTCGACCAGACGACATGGTGTACAACAATTGGAAGTTGCCAGGCTACAAACTCTGATATACCAAAAACATGTTGTAAAGGAGTGGACGAAAACACATACTCAACAGCTCCGACTTCATGCCATTCAAGTGTTACTCCTGGAACTTATAATACAAAG GGATGTTACGACGCTTTGAAAGATCTTCTAACATCCAGATCGCCGAGCATTATTGGTGTTAGCGTTTCCGTTATGGTTTTGGAG